One stretch of Oncorhynchus masou masou isolate Uvic2021 chromosome 9, UVic_Omas_1.1, whole genome shotgun sequence DNA includes these proteins:
- the LOC135546520 gene encoding gamma-sarcoglycan-like isoform X3, which produces MDPPGHVVKHRMGHLKVTAEGVRLEDGKSEFLCPLYTQEIHSRVDSSLLVHSSENVTLNARDENNDVTGSLSVGPDVAQGNAPNFVISSNTKMLFSADDKEVVVGTDKLRVTGPEGALFEHSVETPLLRAEPFKDLRLESPTRSLSMDAPKGVFVKALAGNIEAASNMDILLHSSEGLVILDAETVRLPSLPLGHGGVSGNAQGCWPMMTPCFPQLCQVGWMSFGWVILDRHGKLLSMKSPASLQCTWHLLPYSVQSHLHLVSCPFTI; this is translated from the exons GGATGGGACATCTAAAAGTAACAGCGGAGGGAGTGAGGCTTGAGGACGGCaagtcagagttcctctgtcctctctacacCCAAGAGATCCACTCCAGAGTG GACTCCTCTCTCTTGGTGCACTCCTCTGAAAACGTCACTCTCAATGCCCGCGATGAAAATAATGATGTCACAGGAAGTCTCTCCGTAG GTCCAGATGTGGCCCAGGGAAATGCACCGAATTTTGTCATCAGCTCCAACACCAAGATGCTGTTTTCTGCAGATGACAAAGAGGTGGTTGTTGGAACAGACAAACTTCGTGTTACAG GTCCAGAAGGTGCTCTGTTTGAACACTCTGTAGAGACGCCCCTGCTTAGAGCTGAGCCCTTCAAAGACTTGAG GCTGGAGTCTCCAACCCGCTCTCTCAGCATGGATGCACCAAAGGGAGTCTTTGTCAAAGCACTGGCCGGGAACATCGAGGCGGCATCTAACATGGATATTCTATTGCACTCCAGTGAAGGACTG GTGATTCTGGATGCCGAGACGGTGCGTCTGCCGAGTCTCCCCCTGGGACATGGAGGGGTGTCTGGAAACGCTCAG ggatgctggcccatgatgactccatgtttcccacagttgtgtcaagttggctggatgtcctttgggtgggtcATTCTTGATagacatgggaaactgttgagcatgaaaagccCAGCATCATtgcagtgcacctggcacctactaccatactccgttcaaagTCACTTACATcttgtgtcttgcccattcaccatctga